The following coding sequences are from one Rathayibacter sp. SW19 window:
- a CDS encoding ExeM/NucH family extracellular endonuclease, giving the protein MSHQHGRAWKLAAAAIAGLGLAAGPLVALPAYASTDGTGVVINEVYLSGGSAGALYKNKFVELYNPSDTAVTVSGWSLQYRTATGAGLPSTVINLSGKIAPHDYYLIAGGSNGTNGADLPTPDVTSTLAPANGGGTLFLANTTNQVTAPVASVTNHPQIVDLLGWGTSNTFEGAVAPAPKSTTDVQSLTRANFVDSDDNHTDFSLTPNITPQASTPATTDPGDGGTDPGDGTDPGTGGDPSPPITIAEIQGTSNVSPLEGKTVTTTGFVTAAYPTGGFNGYFIQTPGTGGALDLATHTESDGLFVFSSATVSTVHIGDYVKVSGVVSEYNGMTQLTPTSAADVSQLDKTGVTAPTAATVVIPPTEEQRESLEGMLIAPQGAYTITDNYSLNQYGEIGLAVGDKPLVQPTEVAGPRTAEYDAALALNASLSIKLDDGASTNFLSAANQGKPLSWLTADDHVRVGSAVSFTGPAVMDYRNNAWKLQPTSELTPANAATVQPATFSNTRTEAPANVGGDVKVATFNVLNYFATTGDQVTGCTFYKDRDGNPVTVNTGCDVRGAANEASFKRQQAKEVVAINDLGADIVSLEEIENSSKFLGTDGKPKNRDYALSTLVDALNAAAGSAVWDYVRSPSALPSNEDVIRTAFIYKTAKVETVGSSEILLTGTAFDNARRPLAQAFKQKGAPDSQAFIDIVNHFKSKGSGTGVNADQGDGQGASNPSRVAQAKDLVKFADDLKASTGIGHVMLVGDFNAYMKEDPIKVLTDAGYVDQVTTKTDKYTYAYGGTVGSLDHIFANAEANADVTGADVWNINSVESVALEYSRYNYNVTNYYVPNQYRASDHDPIIVGLGLSPKPVTLNLLNINDFHGRIDSNTVKFAGTVEQLRAEGGDSNTLFLSAGDNIGASLFASASQQDKPTIDVLNALKLKASAVGNHEFDQGFSDLTGRVQSAADFAYLGANVYTKGTKTPALPEYKTFQVDGLTVAVIGVVTQETPTLVTPAGISGLDFGDPVEAVNRVAGQLTDGNPFNGEADVIVAEYHEGAGFGTPDGATLEQEVAAGGAFANIVTMTSPKVAAIFTGHTHKMYAWDAPVPGSDSKTRPILQTGSYGENIGQIQLTIDPTTHAVSSYTARNVSRTTTADGDLVASYPRVAEVKTIVDKAIADAAVIGNQKVGSVSKDITTAFIGGSRDDRMSESTLGNLVADSLLASLKSPDVGGAEIGIVNPGGLRADLLYGTDGSVTYAQANAVLPFLNNLGTTTLTGAQFKVALEQQWQTNADGTVPSRDFLNLGLSKNVSYTYDPTRERGDHITGITVNGEPIDLARDYRIGTFSFLLSGGDNFRVIAQGANTKDSGLVDRDAWIAYITGNSPLSPSFDRRGVSLIGVPTTAVAAGDTVSFDVTKLNLTSLGSPANTELSATWQGSASAPVAFAVNEVGAASVSLTVPADVTSTTELILTAAPSGTTVRVPLTVVGNPNAEPSSPAVSASAAAQTSQLADVFTVPNGAQKPGTTLTLKLGADKAGQWVSAWFWATPVKKSQGINAGGWLQVAADGSVTVTVPSGLENGRQSLAVQDATGAVIGWTELTVPAAGKVK; this is encoded by the coding sequence ATGTCCCATCAACACGGCAGGGCCTGGAAACTGGCCGCAGCTGCCATAGCAGGGCTCGGCCTCGCGGCCGGCCCGCTCGTCGCCCTCCCGGCGTACGCGAGCACAGACGGCACCGGTGTCGTCATCAATGAGGTGTACCTCAGCGGTGGTAGCGCGGGCGCCCTCTACAAGAACAAGTTCGTCGAGTTGTACAACCCGAGCGACACCGCCGTCACCGTCAGCGGTTGGTCGCTGCAGTACCGAACGGCTACCGGAGCCGGCCTGCCGTCGACAGTGATCAATCTGTCAGGCAAGATCGCCCCGCACGACTACTACCTGATCGCAGGAGGCTCGAATGGCACCAACGGTGCTGACCTGCCGACGCCAGATGTCACGAGCACGCTGGCACCCGCGAACGGCGGAGGCACCCTCTTCCTGGCAAACACGACCAACCAGGTCACGGCGCCGGTCGCCTCCGTCACGAACCACCCCCAGATCGTGGATCTGCTCGGTTGGGGCACCTCGAACACGTTCGAGGGCGCTGTCGCGCCGGCACCGAAGTCCACGACCGATGTTCAGTCGCTGACCCGCGCGAACTTCGTGGACTCGGACGACAACCACACCGACTTCTCACTGACACCGAACATCACCCCGCAGGCATCTACTCCCGCCACCACGGATCCCGGTGATGGCGGCACCGATCCGGGCGATGGTACGGATCCGGGCACCGGTGGTGACCCGAGCCCGCCGATCACCATTGCAGAAATCCAAGGCACCTCCAACGTCAGCCCGCTTGAGGGCAAAACAGTCACGACCACTGGCTTCGTCACCGCGGCGTACCCGACCGGTGGCTTCAACGGATACTTCATTCAGACCCCAGGCACCGGCGGCGCCCTCGATCTGGCGACGCACACCGAATCCGACGGGCTCTTCGTCTTCTCCTCCGCCACAGTTTCGACTGTGCACATCGGCGACTACGTCAAGGTCTCCGGTGTCGTGAGCGAATACAACGGAATGACGCAGCTCACCCCGACAAGCGCTGCGGATGTCTCGCAGCTCGACAAGACCGGCGTCACGGCTCCAACCGCCGCCACCGTCGTCATCCCGCCGACGGAAGAGCAGCGCGAAAGCCTCGAAGGCATGCTGATCGCTCCGCAGGGCGCATACACGATCACCGACAATTACTCGCTGAATCAGTACGGCGAAATCGGCCTCGCAGTCGGAGACAAGCCACTCGTTCAGCCGACCGAGGTGGCCGGACCGCGCACCGCGGAGTATGACGCGGCACTTGCGCTCAACGCATCGCTGTCCATCAAGCTCGACGACGGCGCATCGACGAACTTTCTCAGTGCGGCCAACCAGGGCAAGCCACTTTCCTGGCTGACCGCTGACGACCACGTGCGCGTTGGTTCGGCTGTTAGCTTCACCGGCCCGGCGGTCATGGACTACCGCAACAACGCGTGGAAGCTCCAGCCGACCTCCGAATTGACTCCGGCCAACGCGGCTACGGTTCAGCCGGCAACGTTCTCCAACACGCGCACCGAAGCACCGGCGAATGTCGGCGGCGATGTGAAGGTGGCAACCTTCAACGTGCTGAACTACTTCGCCACCACCGGCGATCAGGTCACCGGCTGCACCTTCTACAAGGACCGTGACGGCAACCCGGTCACGGTGAACACTGGATGCGACGTTCGCGGCGCAGCCAACGAGGCCAGCTTCAAGCGTCAGCAGGCCAAAGAGGTCGTCGCAATCAACGACCTCGGCGCCGACATCGTGTCGCTGGAAGAGATCGAGAACTCCTCGAAGTTCTTGGGCACGGACGGCAAGCCTAAGAACCGCGACTATGCGCTGTCGACACTCGTCGACGCGCTGAACGCGGCCGCAGGCAGCGCCGTTTGGGACTACGTTCGCTCCCCATCTGCTCTGCCGAGCAACGAGGACGTCATCCGCACCGCCTTCATTTACAAGACCGCAAAGGTTGAGACGGTCGGTTCGTCGGAGATCTTGTTGACCGGCACCGCGTTCGACAACGCTCGTCGCCCGCTGGCGCAGGCGTTCAAGCAGAAGGGCGCGCCCGACAGCCAGGCGTTCATCGATATCGTCAACCACTTCAAGTCGAAGGGTTCCGGCACCGGCGTCAACGCTGACCAGGGCGACGGGCAGGGAGCATCCAATCCTTCTCGTGTCGCTCAGGCCAAGGACCTTGTGAAGTTCGCGGATGACCTGAAGGCAAGCACCGGCATCGGCCACGTCATGCTGGTCGGTGACTTCAACGCCTACATGAAGGAGGACCCGATCAAGGTTCTCACCGACGCGGGCTATGTCGACCAGGTGACCACCAAGACCGACAAGTACACCTACGCATACGGCGGAACGGTCGGCTCACTCGACCACATCTTCGCCAACGCTGAGGCGAACGCCGACGTGACCGGAGCGGATGTCTGGAACATCAACTCGGTCGAGTCCGTTGCGCTCGAATACAGCCGGTACAACTACAACGTCACGAACTACTACGTGCCGAACCAGTACCGCGCGTCGGATCACGACCCGATCATCGTCGGTCTCGGCCTTTCGCCGAAGCCGGTCACGCTGAACCTGTTGAACATCAACGACTTCCACGGTCGCATTGATTCCAACACGGTGAAGTTCGCCGGAACCGTTGAGCAGTTGCGCGCCGAAGGCGGAGACAGCAACACGCTGTTCCTGTCGGCGGGAGACAACATCGGAGCCTCGCTGTTCGCGTCCGCATCGCAGCAGGACAAGCCGACCATCGATGTGCTGAACGCGCTGAAGTTGAAGGCATCCGCAGTGGGCAACCATGAGTTCGACCAGGGGTTCAGCGACCTCACCGGTCGCGTGCAGTCTGCTGCCGACTTCGCCTACCTTGGTGCGAACGTGTACACCAAGGGCACGAAGACGCCGGCGCTCCCGGAGTACAAGACCTTCCAAGTCGATGGTCTGACCGTCGCCGTTATCGGTGTTGTCACGCAGGAGACGCCCACGTTGGTGACTCCGGCAGGCATCAGCGGCCTTGACTTCGGCGACCCTGTCGAAGCGGTGAACCGTGTTGCAGGTCAGCTGACCGACGGCAACCCGTTCAACGGCGAGGCCGACGTGATCGTTGCCGAGTACCACGAGGGTGCCGGCTTCGGCACACCGGATGGCGCGACGCTCGAGCAGGAAGTCGCCGCGGGCGGCGCATTCGCCAACATCGTCACGATGACCTCGCCCAAGGTGGCGGCGATCTTCACTGGTCACACGCACAAGATGTACGCGTGGGATGCACCGGTCCCCGGATCGGACAGCAAGACCCGTCCGATCCTGCAGACCGGTAGCTACGGCGAGAACATCGGCCAGATTCAGCTGACGATCGATCCGACGACGCACGCCGTGTCCAGCTACACCGCACGCAATGTCTCTCGGACCACGACCGCGGATGGCGACCTGGTCGCTTCCTACCCGCGTGTCGCCGAGGTGAAGACCATCGTCGACAAGGCAATTGCGGACGCCGCGGTCATCGGCAACCAGAAGGTTGGGTCTGTCTCCAAGGACATCACAACGGCCTTCATCGGCGGCAGCCGTGACGATCGGATGTCGGAGTCGACCCTCGGCAACCTGGTTGCCGACTCGCTTCTGGCTTCGCTGAAGTCGCCTGACGTTGGCGGCGCAGAGATCGGTATTGTCAACCCGGGCGGACTTCGTGCCGACCTGCTCTACGGCACGGATGGCAGCGTCACTTACGCTCAGGCCAACGCCGTGCTGCCGTTCCTGAACAACCTCGGAACGACGACACTGACCGGTGCCCAGTTCAAGGTTGCGCTCGAGCAGCAGTGGCAGACCAACGCGGACGGCACGGTTCCCAGCCGTGACTTCCTCAACCTGGGCCTGTCGAAGAACGTCAGCTACACCTATGACCCGACACGGGAGCGTGGCGACCACATCACCGGCATCACCGTGAACGGTGAGCCGATCGATCTGGCGCGCGACTACCGCATCGGAACGTTCAGCTTCCTGCTCAGCGGCGGCGATAACTTCCGCGTGATCGCTCAGGGTGCCAACACGAAGGACTCCGGACTTGTCGACCGTGATGCGTGGATCGCATACATCACGGGCAACAGCCCGCTGTCACCGAGTTTCGACCGTCGTGGTGTGTCGCTGATCGGCGTGCCGACCACAGCGGTTGCTGCGGGCGACACTGTGTCCTTCGATGTGACCAAGCTGAACCTGACATCGCTGGGCAGCCCGGCCAACACCGAGCTGTCCGCGACCTGGCAGGGCAGTGCGAGCGCACCAGTGGCGTTTGCCGTGAATGAGGTGGGCGCGGCATCCGTCTCGCTCACGGTTCCGGCCGACGTCACGAGCACGACTGAGCTGATCCTCACCGCCGCGCCGTCCGGCACGACCGTGCGGGTGCCGCTCACCGTGGTTGGCAACCCCAACGCGGAGCCGAGCAGTCCGGCGGTCTCGGCATCGGCGGCTGCGCAAACCAGCCAACTGGCCGACGTGTTCACCGTTCCCAACGGTGCGCAGAAGCCCGGCACGACGCTCACGCTGAAGCTCGGCGCCGACAAGGCAGGCCAGTGGGTGTCCGCGTGGTTCTGGGCAACACCCGTGAAGAAGTCGCAGGGCATCAACGCGGGCGGATGGCTGCAGGTTGCGGCCGACGGTAGCGTCACGGTGACGGTGCCGTCCGGGCTCGAGAACGGCCGGCAGTCGCTGGCGGTTCAGGACGCCACGGGCGCGGTCATCGGCTGGACCGAGCTGACTGTTCCCGCCGCGGGCAAGGTGAAGTAG
- a CDS encoding IS110 family RNA-guided transposase, producing MPIVSQLVWQQYDHVIGVDTHARTHTLAVLSSAGALLKSATFPTSKPGLDRAYAWMLREAPGHTLVAMEGTGSYGATFTDLLSAHRVEVTETKPPKRGVRRAGKSDVIDAEHAARHALALPVDRLMIPRTHHGDQAALRVLLTSRKALQKNKTATSNALTALLRGFPLGIDARKKLTKAQIGQVAAWRTRSTDTPAQNTIRAEATRMAQEIHTRQGEIATINAKLTIHVTALAAWLLEENGLGPFTAAQLLVSFSAHGRIRSEAAFARLAGVAPIPASSGNTTRHRLHRGGDRQLNHALYIIASHRMLNDEPTKAYTAKRQEQGHNRRETLRNLKRHIARSIFRKLNANT from the coding sequence GTGCCCATCGTCTCACAACTGGTTTGGCAACAGTACGACCACGTCATCGGGGTCGACACGCATGCCAGGACCCACACCCTGGCCGTGCTCAGCAGTGCCGGAGCGCTGCTGAAGTCGGCGACTTTCCCGACCAGTAAACCCGGGCTGGACCGCGCCTACGCGTGGATGCTGCGCGAGGCACCAGGCCACACCCTGGTCGCGATGGAAGGCACCGGCTCCTACGGGGCAACCTTCACCGACCTGCTGAGTGCCCACCGGGTGGAAGTCACCGAAACGAAACCACCGAAACGAGGTGTCCGCCGGGCCGGTAAAAGCGACGTCATCGACGCCGAACACGCCGCCCGCCACGCACTGGCCCTGCCCGTGGACCGGCTGATGATCCCCCGCACACACCACGGCGACCAGGCCGCACTGCGAGTCCTTTTGACCTCCCGGAAAGCACTGCAGAAGAACAAAACCGCCACCAGCAACGCGTTGACCGCGCTGCTGCGTGGCTTTCCCCTCGGCATCGACGCCCGCAAGAAACTGACGAAAGCACAAATCGGCCAGGTCGCCGCCTGGCGCACCCGCAGCACCGACACCCCCGCACAGAACACCATCCGAGCCGAAGCAACCCGGATGGCCCAGGAAATCCACACCCGGCAGGGCGAGATCGCCACCATCAACGCCAAGCTGACCATCCACGTCACCGCACTGGCCGCCTGGCTACTGGAAGAGAACGGTCTCGGACCCTTCACCGCCGCCCAACTCCTGGTCTCCTTCTCCGCCCACGGCCGCATCCGCTCCGAGGCCGCATTCGCCCGCCTCGCCGGCGTCGCCCCGATCCCCGCGTCCTCCGGGAACACCACCCGGCACCGCCTGCACCGCGGCGGCGACCGGCAACTCAACCACGCCCTCTACATCATCGCCTCCCACCGCATGCTCAACGACGAGCCCACCAAGGCCTACACCGCCAAACGCCAAGAACAAGGCCACAACCGCCGCGAAACCCTCCGCAACCTCAAACGCCACATCGCACGCTCAATCTTCCGAAAACTCAACGCCAACACTTGA
- a CDS encoding class I SAM-dependent methyltransferase: MTSGDLSAVGQSAFAVALARASEAARGRPWFIDPVAVRLAAAVPQAAKERVGVGLTAWIAVRTRFLDELVLRSVGRGVRQIVILGAGLDSRAFRLSLPDEVALYEVDHREVFAAKQRILNAAGLHSARRREVVADVLDAGWLAAPEVEGWQREEPTLWILEGYLMAFDAETRTRIVTELAAASAIGSVLGATVSTRVDMRSPLWQPLDQAHVGGWLSECGWTAELTDMEDASKHYGRPLPSDTVERMNGALIVARLNGDDQVYEQFELD; the protein is encoded by the coding sequence ATGACCAGTGGCGATCTGTCGGCGGTTGGACAATCCGCATTCGCGGTCGCACTGGCCCGTGCCAGCGAGGCTGCGCGAGGCCGCCCCTGGTTCATCGATCCGGTGGCAGTCCGGCTTGCGGCCGCTGTGCCGCAAGCGGCCAAGGAACGTGTGGGAGTCGGCCTAACTGCGTGGATTGCTGTGCGCACCAGGTTTCTCGATGAGCTTGTTTTGCGCAGCGTCGGGCGCGGTGTTCGGCAAATCGTCATCCTCGGTGCTGGACTGGATTCGCGCGCTTTTCGCCTCTCCTTACCCGACGAAGTCGCGCTCTATGAAGTTGACCACAGGGAGGTGTTCGCGGCCAAACAGCGTATCTTGAATGCGGCGGGCCTGCATTCTGCACGGCGGCGCGAGGTCGTGGCCGACGTGCTCGATGCCGGTTGGCTGGCCGCACCCGAGGTCGAGGGCTGGCAGCGGGAGGAACCCACGTTGTGGATTCTGGAAGGCTACCTGATGGCCTTCGATGCGGAGACGAGAACGCGGATCGTGACCGAATTGGCTGCGGCATCCGCGATCGGAAGTGTCCTCGGCGCAACCGTGAGCACGCGGGTCGACATGCGAAGCCCCCTGTGGCAGCCGCTGGATCAGGCCCACGTCGGCGGCTGGCTGTCGGAATGCGGGTGGACCGCAGAGTTGACGGACATGGAGGATGCCAGCAAGCACTACGGCCGCCCACTGCCCTCGGACACGGTCGAGCGCATGAACGGTGCGCTCATCGTGGCGCGGCTGAATGGAGACGATCAGGTCTACGAGCAGTTCGAGCTCGATTAA
- the radA gene encoding DNA repair protein RadA produces MAKTQASYRCSECGWTTIKWAGRCGQCQAWGTVAEASAPTGILRALKPVSISAARAARPITDVTTDAARHRPTGIAEFDRVLGGGIVSGAAILLSGEPGVGKSTLLLEVASKAAAGRSRVLYVSAEESVNQVRLRAERTGALHNNLFLAAETDLATIVGQIDAVKPQLVIVDSVQTVSSAGVDGLAGGPGQVREVAAALIRVAKERDLPVLLVGHVTKDGSIAGPRLLEHLVDVVCQFEGDRQTSLRFVRALKNRYGPTDEVGCFEMAGDGIREVADPSGLFLSRAPTAVSGTCVTVAMEGRRALPVEVQALVISTPAPNPRRVVNGVDSSRVAMLLAVLEKRAKIVTSTKDVYVSTVGGVRLTEPGADLAIALAVASAVNERPIAHTTVAFGEISLAGEIRPVANGKQRHSEAKRLGFSTRIDDTATHLAGAIARVFPAM; encoded by the coding sequence GTGGCGAAGACACAGGCGAGCTACCGGTGCAGCGAGTGCGGGTGGACCACGATCAAGTGGGCAGGCCGTTGTGGGCAGTGCCAGGCGTGGGGCACTGTGGCCGAGGCGAGCGCGCCGACCGGCATCCTGCGCGCGCTGAAGCCGGTCTCGATCAGCGCAGCGCGCGCTGCACGCCCGATCACCGATGTCACGACAGACGCCGCGCGGCACCGCCCGACCGGTATTGCCGAGTTCGACCGCGTGCTCGGTGGCGGAATTGTCTCCGGCGCAGCCATTCTGCTCTCCGGAGAACCGGGCGTTGGTAAGTCCACGCTGCTGCTCGAGGTCGCATCCAAGGCAGCGGCAGGTCGCTCGCGGGTGCTGTATGTGAGCGCTGAGGAGTCGGTCAATCAGGTGCGGTTGCGTGCAGAACGCACCGGCGCGCTGCACAACAACCTGTTCCTCGCGGCCGAAACAGACCTCGCGACCATCGTCGGCCAGATCGACGCGGTCAAGCCGCAGCTGGTGATCGTCGATTCGGTGCAGACCGTCTCAAGCGCCGGCGTTGACGGGTTGGCAGGCGGACCCGGTCAGGTTCGCGAAGTGGCGGCTGCACTGATCCGCGTCGCGAAGGAACGCGATCTGCCCGTGCTGCTGGTCGGCCACGTGACGAAGGACGGATCGATCGCGGGCCCTCGACTGCTCGAACACCTCGTGGACGTCGTCTGCCAGTTTGAAGGCGATCGTCAAACGAGCTTGCGTTTCGTGCGCGCGCTGAAGAATCGCTACGGACCGACGGATGAGGTGGGCTGCTTCGAGATGGCCGGCGACGGCATCCGCGAAGTGGCTGACCCGAGCGGACTGTTCCTCAGCCGCGCCCCGACCGCGGTATCAGGCACGTGCGTCACCGTCGCAATGGAGGGGCGCAGGGCGCTGCCCGTCGAGGTGCAGGCGCTGGTTATCAGCACACCGGCGCCCAACCCGCGACGGGTGGTCAACGGCGTGGATTCCTCTCGCGTGGCCATGCTGCTTGCGGTACTGGAGAAGCGGGCCAAGATCGTCACGAGCACGAAAGATGTCTACGTCTCGACCGTCGGCGGAGTGCGGTTGACGGAGCCCGGCGCAGACCTCGCGATCGCGCTCGCCGTCGCATCCGCCGTCAATGAGCGGCCGATCGCACACACCACGGTCGCGTTCGGCGAGATCAGCTTGGCCGGTGAGATTCGCCCAGTGGCCAACGGCAAGCAGCGCCACTCCGAGGCGAAACGACTCGGCTTCAGCACCCGCATCGACGACACGGCGACCCACCTCGCCGGCGCGATCGCTCGGGTATTCCCCGCGATGTAG
- a CDS encoding alpha/beta fold hydrolase — MANFQFTLPSGRRLGVTALGDPLARHVVVFCHAAPGSSVFDPDPVATAGRNVHLLAFDRPGYGSSDPLPPGKWPTVTGAADDISEFLHSAEGAAQTLGNSQLDSLGAVGWSAGGRVALALAAKHPDVFKRVAAIATPAPNDEVAWIPPQQAAASAQLATLRAEDAIERLMAMFAAQPREATPLPGADSAVSLEQLGISAADAGVLARPGARDRLEKMVRDAFRQGAIGVVTDILSYTARPWGFDLSAVRAETLLVYGAADPLITPAHAQWYRDHLEHASVDIEPNVGHLVVMPAWDRVLAHLAPDSKAA, encoded by the coding sequence ATGGCCAATTTCCAGTTCACGCTGCCGAGCGGTCGCCGGCTGGGCGTCACGGCGCTCGGAGATCCTTTGGCACGTCACGTCGTCGTTTTCTGTCACGCCGCCCCGGGCTCGAGCGTGTTCGATCCCGATCCGGTCGCGACCGCCGGGCGCAATGTGCACCTGCTTGCCTTCGATCGGCCCGGCTATGGCTCTTCGGATCCGCTCCCGCCGGGTAAATGGCCGACAGTGACAGGAGCTGCGGACGACATCAGCGAGTTTCTGCACTCCGCGGAAGGCGCCGCGCAAACCCTGGGCAACTCGCAATTGGATTCGCTCGGCGCGGTCGGTTGGTCTGCGGGCGGCAGGGTGGCGCTCGCACTCGCCGCCAAGCATCCGGATGTCTTCAAGCGCGTTGCCGCGATCGCCACCCCGGCTCCGAACGACGAGGTCGCTTGGATCCCACCGCAGCAAGCAGCGGCCAGTGCGCAACTGGCGACGTTGCGTGCCGAGGATGCTATCGAGCGACTCATGGCGATGTTCGCCGCCCAGCCGCGCGAGGCGACACCATTGCCCGGCGCCGACAGTGCGGTGTCGCTCGAGCAACTGGGAATCTCGGCTGCGGATGCGGGCGTGCTCGCTCGGCCGGGCGCGCGCGATCGCCTTGAGAAGATGGTGCGCGACGCGTTCCGCCAGGGGGCGATTGGCGTGGTCACGGACATCCTGAGTTACACGGCGCGGCCGTGGGGCTTTGATCTGTCGGCGGTGCGTGCCGAAACACTGCTGGTCTACGGAGCCGCCGATCCGCTCATCACCCCCGCGCACGCGCAGTGGTATCGCGATCACCTGGAACATGCAAGCGTCGACATCGAACCGAACGTCGGGCATCTCGTTGTGATGCCGGCCTGGGATCGGGTGCTCGCGCATCTCGCCCCCGACTCGAAGGCTGCCTAG
- a CDS encoding LLM class F420-dependent oxidoreductase, with the protein MELGLHNANFTWDSPVASLGTTLARTAREAEAAGIARLTVMDHLWQIGNYGPPEREMLEAYTTLGFLAAHTERVLLHTLVTGVVYREPGLLAKQITTLDVLSGGRAGLGIGAAWNEDESHGLGLPFPPLAERFERLDEAVRICLQMWSDDDGPFDGKHYRLTRTLNSPQSLSKPRPYLMIGGGGERKTLKLVAQYADACNIFGGPDAAHKLDVLKAHCDAVGRDYDEIEKTTSLSIDESTTRDRLLHQLDDRRSLGFTVAYVSSKNPDPLVTVDLLASVVQEVAGE; encoded by the coding sequence ATGGAACTCGGTCTGCACAATGCCAACTTCACGTGGGATAGCCCCGTCGCCAGCCTCGGCACGACACTTGCTCGGACGGCGCGTGAGGCGGAGGCAGCCGGCATCGCGCGGCTGACCGTGATGGATCATCTGTGGCAGATCGGAAACTACGGCCCGCCAGAGCGCGAGATGCTGGAGGCATACACGACGCTCGGCTTTCTCGCCGCGCATACCGAGCGTGTGCTGTTGCACACCCTCGTCACCGGCGTCGTTTATCGTGAACCCGGGTTGCTTGCCAAACAGATCACGACCCTCGACGTTCTATCGGGCGGTCGCGCCGGATTGGGCATCGGTGCGGCTTGGAATGAAGACGAGTCGCACGGTTTGGGCCTGCCATTCCCGCCGCTCGCGGAGCGCTTCGAACGACTGGACGAGGCAGTGCGCATCTGTCTGCAGATGTGGAGCGACGACGACGGCCCGTTCGACGGCAAACACTATCGCCTGACGCGTACGCTCAACTCACCTCAGAGCCTCAGCAAGCCGAGGCCATATCTGATGATCGGTGGCGGCGGCGAGCGCAAGACACTCAAACTCGTTGCCCAATACGCGGACGCGTGCAACATCTTCGGCGGCCCGGACGCCGCCCACAAGCTCGACGTGCTGAAGGCGCACTGCGACGCTGTCGGCCGCGACTACGACGAGATCGAAAAGACCACGAGCCTGTCGATCGATGAGTCCACAACACGAGACAGGCTGCTGCATCAACTCGACGACCGGCGATCGCTCGGGTTCACCGTCGCGTACGTCTCGAGCAAGAATCCTGACCCGCTTGTAACGGTCGATCTGCTTGCGTCCGTCGTGCAGGAGGTCGCTGGCGAGTAA
- a CDS encoding SGNH/GDSL hydrolase family protein, with the protein MSNSKLLIGSTAAVAAVATAGVVGVRRFRRRMAAGAVTLNATLPVHSKWWRDTAKLPGELLYVAIGDSAAQGIGASAPPRGYVGRLADDIRGVTGRTVQVVNLSVSGATVGLAVSEQLPRFRTLSPDVVTVSIGANDIGRFDPVTFEDGLRQIFAALPSHAIVADLPCFYLPHNERKVAVANGILRRVAAERKLTVVPLHSTIARQGLVGMLTQFAQDAFHPNDRGYRVWAAAFEPTLVADLIARFPAAA; encoded by the coding sequence GTGAGCAACAGCAAGCTTCTCATCGGATCAACGGCCGCCGTCGCCGCTGTCGCCACCGCCGGGGTCGTCGGCGTCCGCCGATTCCGACGCCGGATGGCTGCGGGCGCGGTGACGCTGAACGCCACGCTGCCTGTGCACTCGAAATGGTGGCGCGACACCGCGAAACTTCCCGGTGAGTTGCTCTACGTTGCGATCGGCGACAGTGCAGCACAAGGCATCGGCGCGAGCGCACCGCCGCGAGGATATGTCGGGAGGCTTGCCGACGACATCCGCGGGGTCACTGGTCGCACGGTGCAGGTGGTCAACTTGAGCGTGTCGGGCGCGACCGTCGGGCTCGCGGTTTCTGAGCAGCTGCCGCGATTTCGCACCCTGTCGCCCGATGTCGTCACTGTCTCGATCGGCGCCAACGATATCGGCAGGTTCGATCCCGTGACGTTCGAAGACGGCCTGCGCCAGATCTTCGCCGCGCTGCCCTCGCACGCGATCGTCGCGGATCTGCCGTGCTTCTACCTGCCGCACAACGAACGCAAGGTCGCCGTGGCCAACGGCATCCTGCGCCGGGTCGCCGCGGAGCGAAAACTGACCGTCGTTCCTCTGCACTCGACGATTGCGCGGCAGGGCTTGGTTGGCATGCTGACGCAATTCGCTCAGGATGCCTTCCACCCGAACGATCGCGGCTACCGCGTATGGGCGGCCGCCTTCGAGCCGACGCTCGTAGCCGACCTGATCGCACGGTTTCCGGCGGCCGCATAG